In uncultured Fibrobacter sp., a genomic segment contains:
- the prfB gene encoding peptide chain release factor 2 (programmed frameshift) codes for MFQTTHTGLIELRSRIDKLWGYLDLEAKQEELYVLEKDSSDPDLWNDQEKAQSMMKKIGNLRGLLESWKEVSQSCDDLAELYEMSKDEESADLTASIESDIAALKARVEEMEFKKMLNGPDDACACLMSIHPGAGGTESQDWALMLFRMYTHFFERENMDFKVVDFQEAEDAGLKSATIEVTCENAYGLLRSEIGVHRLVRISPFDANARRHTSFTAVYLYPEHEDVEFDLDMSEVRVDTYRSSGAGGQYINKTDSAVRMTHLPTGIMASCQTERSQIQNRETCYKMLKTMVAEHYRLEEEAKRDARMAEKKKVEWGSQIRSYVLQPYQMVKDLRTGVETSDTAGVLDGKIKPFINAYLLSTSEAQK; via the exons ATGTTTCAAACTACACACACCGGGCTTATCGAACTGCGCAGCCGCATAGATAAGCTCTGGGGGTATCTT GACTTAGAGGCGAAGCAAGAAGAGCTTTACGTCCTCGAAAAGGATTCTAGCGACCCGGACCTGTGGAATGACCAGGAAAAGGCGCAGTCCATGATGAAAAAAATCGGCAACCTGCGTGGCCTCCTCGAATCTTGGAAGGAGGTTTCGCAGTCGTGCGACGATCTCGCCGAATTGTACGAGATGTCCAAGGACGAGGAATCTGCCGACCTCACTGCCTCCATCGAATCTGACATTGCCGCATTGAAGGCGCGTGTCGAGGAAATGGAATTCAAGAAGATGCTGAACGGGCCGGACGACGCCTGTGCTTGCCTCATGTCTATCCACCCGGGTGCGGGCGGTACGGAATCACAGGACTGGGCACTGATGCTGTTCCGCATGTACACGCACTTCTTTGAACGCGAGAACATGGACTTCAAGGTAGTGGACTTTCAGGAAGCCGAGGACGCCGGCCTCAAGAGCGCGACGATTGAGGTGACTTGCGAGAACGCCTACGGGTTGCTCCGTTCTGAAATCGGGGTGCACCGCCTGGTGCGCATCAGTCCCTTCGACGCAAACGCCCGCCGCCACACTAGCTTTACCGCCGTCTATCTTTATCCCGAGCACGAGGACGTGGAATTCGATTTGGACATGTCCGAGGTTCGCGTGGACACTTACCGCAGTAGCGGTGCCGGTGGCCAGTACATCAACAAGACGGACTCCGCCGTGCGCATGACGCACTTGCCCACGGGTATCATGGCGAGCTGCCAGACGGAACGCAGCCAGATCCAGAACCGCGAGACTTGTTACAAGATGCTCAAGACGATGGTGGCTGAGCACTACCGCCTCGAAGAAGAGGCGAAGCGCGATGCCCGCATGGCCGAGAAGAAGAAGGTTGAGTGGGGGAGCCAGATCCGTAGCTACGTGTTGCAGCCCTACCAGATGGTGAAGGACTTGCGTACCGGCGTGGAAACGTCTGACACCGCGGGCGTGCTCGACGGCAAAATCAAGCCGTTC
- a CDS encoding peptidylprolyl isomerase, producing MSINFISRSVLAVALAAGVASAQLLNSKSMDVIRVEKVGISAGKIDSLAQMLGQQQAPGKKLSEEMMTQLRYAVIDNLVGQELVKLECKKQGIKVSAAKVDSVSKLFKAQFGSEEVFQKELKKSHTTPEQFRVKIEDQLKSEILLEKNVPYPKDPTEKQREAYWELNKGKVPINDTISGARIFINTKGKSAQEISDAKDMLKGLAAQVRSKKATFAQLAAVYSDDKDAKKTGGVMNKFVAKNKGDAFAKAVAKIKVGEMTDVMTEKDGVSIFMLTERNDGKYESYKFQIDYILRVQAEQERQMKLKAYLDGLGKIYKVQYIDKKYQPPEAIGAN from the coding sequence ATGTCTATTAATTTTATTTCTCGTAGTGTGTTAGCCGTGGCCTTGGCTGCGGGGGTTGCTTCTGCACAGCTTCTCAATAGCAAGAGCATGGACGTGATTCGCGTCGAAAAAGTGGGTATTTCTGCCGGAAAAATCGACAGCTTGGCTCAGATGCTCGGTCAGCAGCAGGCTCCTGGCAAAAAACTCAGCGAAGAAATGATGACGCAGCTCCGCTATGCTGTGATTGACAATCTTGTGGGCCAGGAACTGGTCAAGCTCGAATGCAAGAAGCAGGGTATCAAGGTTTCTGCCGCCAAGGTGGACAGCGTTTCCAAGCTCTTCAAGGCCCAGTTCGGCAGCGAAGAAGTCTTCCAGAAGGAACTGAAGAAGTCCCACACGACTCCGGAACAGTTCCGCGTCAAGATCGAGGACCAGCTCAAGAGCGAAATCCTCCTCGAGAAGAATGTCCCGTACCCGAAGGATCCGACCGAAAAGCAGCGTGAAGCCTACTGGGAACTCAATAAGGGCAAAGTTCCTATAAACGATACTATCAGCGGTGCTCGCATCTTCATCAACACCAAGGGTAAGTCTGCCCAGGAAATCAGCGATGCCAAGGACATGCTGAAGGGTCTTGCCGCCCAGGTGCGTTCCAAGAAGGCTACGTTCGCCCAGCTTGCCGCTGTTTACAGCGACGACAAGGATGCCAAGAAGACCGGCGGTGTGATGAACAAGTTTGTGGCCAAGAACAAGGGTGACGCCTTTGCCAAGGCTGTTGCCAAGATCAAGGTTGGCGAAATGACCGATGTCATGACCGAGAAGGACGGCGTTTCCATCTTCATGCTCACTGAACGTAACGATGGCAAGTACGAGAGCTACAAGTTCCAGATTGACTACATCCTCCGCGTGCAGGCCGAGCAGGAACGCCAGATGAAGCTCAAGGCTTACCTCGATGGTCTTGGAAAAATCTACAAGGTGCAGTACATCGACAAGAAGTACCAGCCGCCTGAGGCCATTGGAGCCAATTAG
- a CDS encoding glycosyl transferase: MATKQIKKAPKKVAPKKVAAKAAAKYGYFDDAKKEYVLTTPATPIKWCNYVGTLNFGGIVDTTGGTLVCKGDPALNRITKYIAQMPCSDFKASTIYIRVKNAKGYTVFSPFVVPTLTKMKKWECHVGLSYMRWIAECEGLRTQVTIFVPTGSNTLLQDIQVTNLGGAAKEVDIIPVYEFSHFEAEKQLTNADWVPQTMTLKGHWEKDGHVVLEQYAYMKRDFAVNYVTANCKVGSFDGDRRVFLGMNEMGSWAAPLSLANKELSNSECDRGDNIAALMIHGGKIAAGKTFRTCTQLGQEQSLKVAAKAIKKYRDLKNVDKAFDELAAFWQKYLATIQVETPDAAFNSMVNVHNPRQCHTTKNWSRYLSLYQLGYGTSRGIGYRDSSQDLMGVMSHMPEEALQLAKNLLSVQRPEGNAMHQYAPLALEEDNGNEANAGDSREKKGVLDENGNPAYADWYGDDHLWIVLTVANYLKETGKMDLLNEEIPFYEAGKKRAQREKGTVLEHLKRSLNFTRTHLGKHNLPLLGFADWNDCMNLPLGAESSFNTGLYAKALLEMMDICEALGDTASVEMYKGWYEDVKKAFNDSAWDGKWWVRWFDKQGNAYGTSKAKYGKIYCNSQSWSVISGIASGERAVMGMDSLNKLLNTANGVKSSTPGYRGFDPNVGGISTYPPGAKENGGIFLHTNPWVMIAETILGRGDKAFQYYSQINPAAKNTKLDEFESEPYCYPQNILGDEHKQFGMGRNAWLSGTSSWTYQAATQFIIGVRASFKGLIVNPCIPSKWDGFKVTRKFRGATYEIEVKNPKHVCKGVAEMIVDGQKIDADVAPIFTKGIHKVVVTLG; this comes from the coding sequence ATGGCTACAAAACAGATCAAGAAGGCTCCCAAGAAAGTCGCCCCCAAGAAGGTTGCAGCTAAGGCTGCCGCCAAGTACGGCTACTTTGACGATGCCAAGAAAGAATACGTGCTCACCACCCCGGCAACCCCGATCAAGTGGTGCAACTATGTCGGTACTTTGAACTTTGGCGGTATTGTGGATACCACCGGCGGTACCCTGGTTTGCAAGGGTGACCCGGCCCTGAACCGTATCACCAAGTACATCGCCCAGATGCCTTGCTCTGACTTCAAGGCCAGCACGATTTATATTCGTGTGAAGAACGCCAAGGGTTACACTGTGTTCTCTCCGTTCGTGGTCCCGACTCTCACCAAGATGAAGAAGTGGGAATGCCACGTGGGTCTGTCTTACATGCGTTGGATTGCCGAATGCGAAGGCCTCCGCACGCAGGTGACGATTTTTGTTCCGACCGGCTCCAACACTCTCCTCCAGGACATCCAGGTCACGAACCTCGGTGGTGCCGCCAAGGAAGTGGACATTATCCCGGTTTATGAATTCAGCCACTTCGAAGCCGAAAAGCAGCTCACGAACGCCGACTGGGTGCCGCAGACCATGACCCTCAAGGGCCACTGGGAAAAGGACGGCCACGTTGTGCTCGAACAGTATGCTTACATGAAGCGCGATTTCGCCGTGAACTACGTGACCGCCAACTGCAAGGTCGGTAGCTTCGACGGTGACCGCCGCGTGTTCCTCGGTATGAACGAAATGGGCTCCTGGGCCGCTCCGCTCAGCCTCGCCAACAAGGAACTTTCCAATAGCGAATGCGACCGTGGCGACAACATTGCCGCTCTCATGATTCATGGTGGCAAGATTGCTGCCGGCAAGACCTTCCGCACCTGCACCCAGCTCGGTCAGGAACAGAGCCTCAAGGTCGCTGCCAAGGCTATCAAGAAGTACCGCGACTTGAAGAACGTCGACAAGGCTTTCGACGAACTCGCCGCCTTCTGGCAGAAGTACCTCGCCACGATTCAGGTGGAAACTCCGGATGCCGCGTTCAACTCCATGGTGAACGTCCACAACCCGCGCCAGTGCCACACCACCAAGAACTGGAGCCGCTACCTGTCCCTTTACCAGCTGGGCTACGGCACCAGCCGCGGTATCGGTTACCGTGACTCCAGCCAGGACTTGATGGGCGTGATGAGCCACATGCCGGAAGAAGCTCTCCAGCTCGCCAAGAACCTCCTCTCCGTGCAGCGTCCGGAAGGTAACGCCATGCACCAGTACGCTCCGCTCGCCCTCGAAGAAGACAACGGCAACGAAGCGAACGCCGGTGACTCTCGCGAAAAGAAGGGCGTGCTCGATGAAAACGGCAACCCGGCTTACGCCGACTGGTACGGCGACGACCATCTGTGGATTGTCCTCACTGTGGCCAACTACCTCAAGGAAACCGGCAAGATGGACCTCCTCAACGAAGAGATTCCGTTCTACGAAGCCGGCAAGAAGCGCGCCCAGCGTGAAAAGGGCACGGTGCTCGAACACCTCAAGCGCTCTCTCAACTTTACTCGTACTCACCTCGGTAAGCACAACCTCCCGCTCCTCGGCTTTGCCGACTGGAACGACTGCATGAACCTGCCGCTCGGTGCAGAATCCTCCTTCAACACGGGCCTCTATGCGAAGGCACTCCTTGAAATGATGGACATCTGCGAAGCCCTCGGCGATACCGCTTCTGTCGAAATGTACAAGGGCTGGTACGAAGACGTCAAGAAGGCGTTCAACGACAGCGCTTGGGACGGCAAGTGGTGGGTCCGCTGGTTCGACAAGCAGGGCAACGCCTACGGCACCAGCAAGGCCAAGTACGGCAAGATTTACTGCAATAGCCAGTCCTGGTCCGTGATTTCCGGCATCGCCAGCGGCGAACGCGCCGTGATGGGCATGGACAGCCTGAACAAGCTCCTCAACACCGCCAACGGCGTGAAGAGCTCCACTCCGGGCTACCGCGGCTTCGACCCGAACGTGGGTGGCATCTCCACCTATCCTCCCGGAGCCAAGGAAAACGGCGGTATCTTCCTCCACACCAACCCGTGGGTGATGATCGCCGAAACCATCCTCGGCCGTGGCGACAAGGCTTTCCAGTATTACAGCCAAATTAACCCGGCTGCCAAGAACACCAAGCTCGACGAGTTCGAATCTGAACCGTATTGCTACCCGCAGAACATCCTCGGTGACGAACACAAGCAGTTCGGTATGGGCCGTAACGCATGGCTCTCCGGCACCAGTTCCTGGACCTACCAGGCTGCTACGCAGTTCATCATCGGCGTGCGCGCCAGCTTCAAGGGCCTCATCGTGAATCCCTGCATCCCCTCCAAGTGGGACGGCTTCAAGGTGACCCGCAAGTTCCGTGGTGCTACCTACGAAATCGAAGTGAAGAACCCGAAGCACGTGTGCAAGGGTGTCGCCGAGATGATCGTCGATGGGCAGAAGATTGACGCGGATGTGGCCCCAATCTTCACAAAGGGAATCCATAAAGTGGTAGTAACCCTCGGATAA
- a CDS encoding PadR family transcriptional regulator, producing MNRYDLVLLGLILEHERSGYDIITEVRVRELDRWAKISTSTIYNRLITLEKNGCIVGHAERDGNRPERMVFNITDKGKEVLRKEVLKHLTGFNDDPRTLGFAFLYGAENKELIRTLEAHERRLVQEIENLEKMIAEEPRPTLYPEGPFLNCMSRDHILVELKYVRAAIGILRDPIRNKKLDGYFYINFGNRDFENFNQKKD from the coding sequence ATGAATAGATACGACCTTGTCCTTTTGGGGCTCATTCTTGAACACGAACGGAGCGGATACGATATCATTACCGAGGTCCGCGTTCGTGAGCTGGACCGCTGGGCTAAAATCAGCACATCTACCATCTACAACCGCCTGATTACGCTGGAAAAGAACGGCTGCATTGTCGGGCATGCGGAACGCGACGGCAACAGGCCCGAACGCATGGTTTTCAACATCACGGACAAGGGCAAGGAAGTCCTCCGCAAAGAAGTTTTAAAACACTTGACTGGTTTCAACGATGATCCGCGTACGCTCGGCTTTGCCTTCTTGTATGGTGCCGAGAACAAGGAACTCATCCGCACTCTCGAGGCCCACGAACGTCGCCTGGTGCAGGAAATCGAGAACCTGGAAAAAATGATTGCCGAAGAACCGCGCCCCACGCTCTACCCGGAAGGCCCGTTCCTCAACTGCATGAGCCGCGACCACATCCTTGTGGAACTCAAGTACGTGCGTGCCGCCATCGGCATTTTGCGCGACCCCATCCGCAACAAGAAACTCGACGGTTACTTCTATATCAACTTCGGCAACCGCGACTTCGAGAATTTTAATCAGAAGAAAGACTGA